DNA from Mycobacteriales bacterium:
GACCACGTTGAGGTTCGAGCTGTTCGGTCCGCGGGTGTCTCCGGTCGGGTAGGCCGACAGATAGCTGATCGAACTCACGTCCGTCGCGGTCAGGTTGAGCGTGACCGCGTTCACCCCGCTGGCCGGCAGCCCGCCGACCCCAGCGACGGTGAGCATGACTGTGCCGTGCGGGCCGACCTTGGCCCGGGGCGCTCCCAGCCCGTAGCGGGTGTCCAACGCCCGGTAGGGCGCCACCGCGTGATAGGTCGCCGGGCCACCGGGCGGCGGACCGAGCACCGCCAGGTTGTGCCAGAAACTGGCCGCGACTTGCGTCGCCGTACCGTTCCCGGGCAGCGACACGAGCACCGGCGTGTCGCTTTGAGCGCCCACCTGGCCGTCGCCCAACTGAGCGTCCTCGTTTCGGCCCCAGGCATAGACCTGCCCGGTGTCGCTGAGCGCCAGACTGTGCCCGTTGCTGGCGACCACCTCGCTGATCGCTACCCCTGCTGGCAGCTCAGCGTAGGCGGGGGCGGAGCCCGACTGGTTCGTCCCGTCGCCCAAGTCGCCCCAGTAGTTGTAACCCCACCCGATGACCTGCCCGGTGGAGGTCACGGCAAGTACGTACAGGTCACCGGCGGAGATCTGGGTAAGACTCACCCCGGCTGGAAGAACGATCTGGACGGGGGTGGTCGGATCGCTGGCTGGCGCCTGCCCGAGGAACTGGGCGGCCCCCCACGCGTACAACTGCCCGGTCGAGGTGAGTGCGTAGCTGTCCTGCCAGCCGGCGCTGACCTGGGTTACGCTCACTCCGGCCGGCAGTTGCACGAGGACCGGGGAGGCCCTGGACGTGGTCGAGCCGTCCCCGAGCTCGCCGGAGGCGTTGTCCCCCCAGGCATAGACCGTGCCGGCGCTGCTCAGCGCCAGCACATGATCGAGCCCCACAGAAGCTTGCACGATCTGTACGCCCGCAGGGAGTGCGACCCGAATCGGGACGGGCTGGTCATCGGTGTTGGCGTTACCGAGCTGACCCGAGGCGTTGTCCCCCCAGGCGTAGACGCTGCCGTCGGTCATGACGGCGACGCTCGTGTTGCCGGTACCCAGCTCCCGACTGGTGTCGGCGAGCGGATCGGTGGCCACCTGATGCACCTGCGCGCCGGCGGGTAACGCCACCGGCACCGGTTGGCTGTTCGCGGCGAAGGTCCCGTCGCCCAGTTCGCCCTCGTTGCCGTAGCCCCACGACCAAACCGAACCGTCGCTCGCCAGCGCCACTGCATGCAGGAACCCGGCCGCGGCCTGTACCGGTCGTAGACCGGCGGGGAGCGGGGAGAACGCACCGCTGGTTTGCGGCGACGGCGCGCTTGCCGGCGTCGGCGTGAAATACGGCTCCCCCCAGGTCGCGACGCCGCTGGGTGGGGTCGTGTTGCCAGCCGAAGCGATCGTCAGGACGACCGCGTCAGTGCTGGTGCCGGCCGAGTTGCTGGCAGTGACGGTGAAGGAGAAGCTTCCCGCAGCCGACGGTGTGCCGGAAAGAGTCCCGGCGGTGGACAGCGACAGGCCGTCGAGGTTGCTACTCGATGCGGTGCTGTAGGAGGGACTCGGCTCCCCGCTCGCGAGGAAGGGGTAGGAATACCCGCTGCCCGTGACACCGACCGGCGGAACCCTGTCGAGAAACACCGGAGCGGCTGCCGCCGTCCCATCCACCAACAGCGTGTCGTCCGCACCGGCGACAACCCCCACCGGCGACAGACCCGCCGGCTCGGCCACCGGGGTGGGCAGATCGCGGTCTCCCTGGGCGCCGTCTCCCAGCTGACCCGCGTACCCGCTGCCCCAGCCATAAACCACCCCGGACGAGCTCAGGGCCCCTCCGTGCGCGCTACCGGCCGCAATATCGGTGATCAGCGCGCCGGAGGGGAAGAGGACCTGCGTCGGCTGTGTGCTGATCGCCGAGCTGACGGTGCCGTTGCCGAGCTGTCCGTGGCTGTCCGCTCCCCAGGCGTAGGCCTTGCCGTCTTGGGTTCGTACTAGACCCACGCCCCCATAAGCCACCTGGACCGCGAGTTCCCCCGTTGGCAGCGGCACGGGGCTCACCGTCCCGGTTTGCCAGCTGTAGAGCCCCCCGGCAGAACTCACGGCGAAAAACGGCGCGACCTGAACGATCGTGACGTCCGGGGGAAAGACGATCGGCACCGGTGTGGCGGACTGGCCGGTCGGCTGCGTCGGCACCTGCCCCCAGGCGTAGACCGTCCCGTCCGCGGCAAGTGCCACCGCCTCGCCCAGGTCCGCAGCCACCTGCGTGATCGTCGCGGCGGCGGGGAAGCTGACCGGCGTCGGTACGTTGGATGCCCCCGATCCCCACTGGTACAGCGATCCGTTGGTCGCGGTCGCGTAGCTTGCGCCGTTATCCGCCGCCACCCCGGTCGCGATCACGCCGCTGGGCATCTCCACCTGAACCGGACTATCTGTGTCGGCCGTCTCGCCGTCACCGAGTTGACCCGAGCCGTTCAACCCCCAGGCGAAAACGCTACCGGTCGAGGTCACCGCCAACCCATGATCGAGATTGACCGCGGCCTGGCGTACCGCAGTTCCAGCCGGCAATGACACCGGCACCGGACTGTCGGCCGGCATCGTTCCGCCCGTGCCGAGCTGTCCATTGACCCCCTCTCCCCAGGCCCAAAGCGCTCCCGCGGAACTCGCCGCCTGTGCCGCGGGAACTTCCGTGGCCGTCGTCACGACGGCTAGCACAAGGCTGCCAGCACTCAGAGCAATCCCCAGCGCCCGCGCGCACATTCCCAAGCCGACGCCGAGTTCACCGCGCTCCTCGGCATGGTCTCCGCTGGAGAACAAAGCGCGGGCTCCCAACTCTCGGCGGGCTGAGCCACGGTACCTACCAAGCTGGCAGCCTGTTCAACAATGTCCCACCCCGACCGTACTGGGCCGCGCGTCCCGGAAAATGCTGACACGGAAACCGGTTATCTCCGCAGCCAGGAGTCCGCTCGTCTCGCCGTCTGGTGGCGGAAGAGGGTGGTGTACGAGAGCCGCGCTGACCGCTGCCGCGACGAAGAACGGCGCGCTGTCCCCCCGCGCCGCCTGGATCGCGAATAGTTACTGTAGCTATTCCGCCCGCGCGGGCACCCCTCGAAGACGACCGGTCAGCTGCCCGAGCTCTGGTGCTTGGTGTGCCCCAGCCGCGGGGAAGGTATGGCTAATCGGTAAGTTGCCACGTCGCCAAGACGTGCGCCGTCAACTCGAATTTGCCGGCTTCAACCGGCATCGAAGCGGTCGGAGCCCGAGACGACATGGCGGCTCGGACCGGCCCGCCCACGTCGCGGGACACCTCGCTGAGATCCAGCAGACCCCCGAGGCGCAGCACGCCCAGACCAGCGTACTGGTCAGCCCGTGCCTGCGCGTCGGTGAAGGCCAGCTCCCGGGCCGTCACCTCGGCCGGGCCGCGATCAGCGACCACCAGGCCCCGCGGGACGGACGACTCCCGCCTCACCGGTAGCGCCGAGCGCGGCCGCCGCGAGATGCCCGGCGGCATCCAGATCCGGGCTACGCACCCGCAGCGTGCTTCGGCGACGTAGCCGAGATGGCGCCGTCCGTCCGGCCCGTGATCAAACTCCGGACCCACCCTGAGCTGGCCAGACTGCACAGCGGTCGCGTCGCGTCGACCCCGTGGCCACGCACCGCATCGATGACCGCTCGCCTCGTAGCGGCGCGCGACTCCAGAGCCTCGCCCGGGCGCTCACCCCTCGTCTGGACACCCAGGGTGAGAACCGCAACGTCGGGCGCGATGGGCACGCTGCCCGCCCCGACCACGGTCACGCGGCGAATGGCTGCCTTCGGCACACCGGCGACGATAGCCGCCGCGACACGCCCTGGCGCCCGGCCAGCAGCCGGCATGCGCTTTAAGGCTGGCGTCGGGCCGGCCCCGGGCAGCGCGCCCCCGATCGGTTACGGATGGCATCAGGGCTCGTCCTTCAGCGTGAAATGCACGCTTGCGTCGGTTACCCCGGAGGCATTGACGCGAATGCCTCGATCTGCTGATCGCGCTGAACTCCGGGATCCCGGGCATGTGCACGATCCATGCGAACTCGGCCCGGGAAGCGATCACGAAGATGTGCACGTTGCCGTTGCTCGCCGGGGAGAACGTCGGTTACCAGTTCGTCGTCCCGACCGTCGCGGCGAGCGTCGACCTCGTCGTGCACATGGAGAGCGACCCGCACGGCCGGCGGCGCGTCCGGGAGATCGTGGGCGTGCCGGGTCGCGTCGAAGGCGACGTCGTGGAGTCTGCGGAGCTGTTCACGACTCGCGGGGGTCGTCTGGTGCGTGGCGACGGGTGGCCGCCTCGGCGGGATCGGTTCGAGTTGGCCGGCATCGATCTCGGCCGGTTGCTGTCACCGCTGGACACGTCCGTGCGGCCGGACCCGGCGGTGCCGTGATGGGGGCGTTTCTCGGGCTGGTGCTGGGGGTCGGCCTGGTCCTGATCTGGTGGTCCGGACCGCGCCGCCGGCCGCCTCGGCACCCACCGGGCCGGCCGGTAGCCGACCGGCTCGCGGAGTTGCTCACCCAGGCGGGATACCCGGGCATCTCGCCGAACCGGCTGCTGGCGCTTAGTGCCGCGCTGGGCGGTGGCGGGTTCGTCCTGGTCGCTGGCGTCTCCGGCTCGGCGCCGATCGGCCTCGCCTTCGCTGGCTTCGCCGGGTATGCACCGCTGGCGTTGGTCCGCGCCCGGCGACGTCACCGGCGGGTCGAGCTGCGTGAGCTGTGGCCCGAGGTGGTGGACAACCTGGCATCGGCGGTCCGGGCCGGGCTCAGCCTGCCGGAGGCGCTATCCGCGCTCGCCACCCGGGGCCCCGAACCGCTCCGCCCGACATTCGCCCGGTTCGGTGAGGATTACCGGGCCACCGGGCGTTTCGGCGACAGCCTCGACCGGCTGAAGGCTGCCCTAGCCGACCCGGTGGCCGACCGGATCGTGGAGTCGCTGCGGATGGCCCGCGAGGTCGGCGGCAGCGACCTGGGCCGGTTGCTGAGGACCCTGGCCCAATTCCTCCGCGAGGATGTGCGGACCCGGGCGGAGATCGAGACCCGGCAGGGGTGGACCGTCAACGCCGCCCGGCTCGCGCTGGCCGCACCCTGGCTGGTCCTCGGCCTGTTTTCGCTGCGACCCGAGGCGGTACGGGCTTACAACTCGCCGTCCGGAGTGGTCGTGCTCGCCGTCGGGGGTGGCGTGTCCCTTATCGCCTACCGGCTCATGATGAGGATCGGGCGCCTGCCGATCGAGGATCGGGTCTTGCGGTGAGCCCGGGCTGGGTGGGCGCCGGGCTTGGCCTCCTCGCCGGGCTCGGAATCGTCGGCGCGGTCGCCGCCAGCCCGCCGCTGCGCCGACCGCGCCTCGACGCACGGCTAGGTCCCTACCTGCGAGACTCGAACCGGCCCTTCCGGGCGCCCGCGGATCCCCCAACCCGAACGCCGTTCCCTACGGCCGAACGGCTCCTCAGGCCGTACCTGGATGGTCTCGCTCGGGGCGTCGATCGGGCGGTGGGTGCCAGCCCCTCCGTGCGGCGTCGGCTCGACCAGGCCGGCCGGGGCCAGAGCCTCGAGCAGTTCCGTGCCGAACAGGTGCTCTGGGGTGCCGCCGGCTTCGGAGTCGGGTTGCTCGTGGTCGGGCTGGCCGCGATCCGCGGCCAGGGCAACCCGGTTGCGCTCCTCCTGTTCTGCGTTCTGACCACGACTCTTGGCGTTCTGGCGCGTGACCGGTGGCTCAGCCGCGAGCTACGCCGGCGGGAGAGCCGAATGCTCACCGAATTCCCGACCGTGGCCGAGCTGCTGGCGCTCGCCGTGTCAGCCGGAGAGAGCCCGCTGGCTGCCCTCGCCCGGGTGAGCCGGCTCTCCCGCGGAGAACTGGCCCAGGAACTGGCCCGGGCGCTCGCGGACGCCCGGGCCGGCGCGCCTCTCGTCGTCGCGCTCGAAGGGGTCGCCCGGCGGACCTCGTTGCCGTTGCTTGCGCGCTTCGTCGATGGAATCGCGATCGCGTTGGAACGTGGAACGCCGCTCGCCGACGTCTTGCGGTCCCAGGCCGCGGACGTCCGGGAAGCCGGCAAACGCACCCTGCTCGAAGCCGGGGGCCGCAAGGAAATCGCCATGCTCGTGCCGGTCGTGTTCTTGGTCTTGCCGGTCGTCGTCCTGTTCGCGCTCTTCCCGGGGTTCTACACGCTGAATCTCACCGTCCCCTAACCCACGGCGGGGCCCGTCCGCCGCCTAGACGAAGGAGCTGGTCGCCGTGTTTACGCGACTCCTCGGCGCAGTTTGCGCCGCCCACGCCCGGCTGGCCGCCGGTGGCCGCGACCGGGGCGACGTCCCCGGCTGGGTCATGATCACCCTTATGACGGCCGGCCTCGTCGTGTTGCTCACCGGGTTGGCGACGGCGGCATTCGGCAACATCTTCGACAAGGCCGTGAAGTCGGTGTGCTCGAGCTGTTGAGGTCGGCCCGGGGCTCGGCAGCGGTCGACTTCCTGCTCGTCGGCACCCTCGTCACGGCGATGTTCCTCGGGCTGCTCCAGCTCGGTTTCGACCTGCATGTCCGCAACGTCCTCGCCGCGGCCGCCGCGGACGGTGCCCGGTTTGGCGCCAACGCGGACGCCACCCCACAGGACGGTGCGGACCTGGCGAACAGCCTGATCCGTCATGCGCTCGGGCCGCGCTACGCCCAGGCCGTCGTCGTGTCCGGGCAGGCGATCGACGGGGCGCAACTCGTGACGATCCGGGTAACTACCCAGCTGCCGTTGCTCGCCGGGTTTCTCCCTGCCCTTCAGATCAGCGTCGTCGGCCGCGCCCTGGCCGAGTCGCGATGAGCCGGCGGGCGCCGTGGCGACGGTTCGAGCGCGCGATCCCGGAGGACGGCAGCGCCCTCGTTGAGTTCGTCGGCTTGGCTGTAGTGCTGATCGTGCCGGTCTTCTATCTCGTTCTCGTCGCCGGTCGAGTGGAAGGCGCGGCTTTCGCGGTCTCCAGCGCCGCCCGGGCAGCCGGCCGGGCCTACGTCACGGCTGGTTCCGATGCGGTGGGGCGGCTCCGGGCGGAACTGGCAGCGGAGCTCGCGCTGGCTGACGACGGAATCTCTGCCGGCCCGGCGACGACGACCATCGACTGCGGGACATGTACCTACGCCCCCGGCTCCCCGGTGACCGTGACGATTCGTGTCGACGTGCCGCTGCCGGGACTCTCGGCCGCCTTCTGTGGCGGAGGGCATTGCGTGGCCGCAGTTCCGGTCACCGCTCGCCACGTGGAGCAGATCGGCTGCTTCGTCCCCGGCGGCGGGCCATCGGCGTGCTGAGCCGGCTGTCTCGGGTGCACGACGCGTCGGGGCAGGT
Protein-coding regions in this window:
- a CDS encoding SIMPL domain-containing protein (The SIMPL domain is named for its presence in mouse protein SIMPL (signalling molecule that associates with mouse pelle-like kinase). Bacterial member BP26, from Brucella, was shown to assemble into a channel-like structure, while YggE from E. coli has been associated with resistance to oxidative stress.) — its product is MRRESSVPRGLVVADRGPAEVTARELAFTDAQARADQYAGLGVLRLGGLLDLSEVSRDVGGPVRAAMSSRAPTASMPVEAGKFELTAHVLATWQLTD
- a CDS encoding type II secretion system F family protein, with the translated sequence MGAFLGLVLGVGLVLIWWSGPRRRPPRHPPGRPVADRLAELLTQAGYPGISPNRLLALSAALGGGGFVLVAGVSGSAPIGLAFAGFAGYAPLALVRARRRHRRVELRELWPEVVDNLASAVRAGLSLPEALSALATRGPEPLRPTFARFGEDYRATGRFGDSLDRLKAALADPVADRIVESLRMAREVGGSDLGRLLRTLAQFLREDVRTRAEIETRQGWTVNAARLALAAPWLVLGLFSLRPEAVRAYNSPSGVVVLAVGGGVSLIAYRLMMRIGRLPIEDRVLR
- a CDS encoding type II secretion system F family protein: MSPGWVGAGLGLLAGLGIVGAVAASPPLRRPRLDARLGPYLRDSNRPFRAPADPPTRTPFPTAERLLRPYLDGLARGVDRAVGASPSVRRRLDQAGRGQSLEQFRAEQVLWGAAGFGVGLLVVGLAAIRGQGNPVALLLFCVLTTTLGVLARDRWLSRELRRRESRMLTEFPTVAELLALAVSAGESPLAALARVSRLSRGELAQELARALADARAGAPLVVALEGVARRTSLPLLARFVDGIAIALERGTPLADVLRSQAADVREAGKRTLLEAGGRKEIAMLVPVVFLVLPVVVLFALFPGFYTLNLTVP
- a CDS encoding TadE/TadG family type IV pilus assembly protein; translation: MLELLRSARGSAAVDFLLVGTLVTAMFLGLLQLGFDLHVRNVLAAAAADGARFGANADATPQDGADLANSLIRHALGPRYAQAVVVSGQAIDGAQLVTIRVTTQLPLLAGFLPALQISVVGRALAESR